Part of the Etheostoma cragini isolate CJK2018 unplaced genomic scaffold, CSU_Ecrag_1.0 ScbMSFa_2354, whole genome shotgun sequence genome, aagaaaaagttaaaaacatcgataaaaagtgtcaagtgttgattttcaattttgacgggaagacaacacgagggttaaattaCCGTAATATCTGTTGTGAGATTATCGTGTCGTCGATCTGTGAGCAGAAGATGCTTCGCGTCAAAGACGAGGAGATGAGTCGCGGCGGCGGCGCCAGGGGGCGGGGCCTGGTGAGGAAGGGGGCGGGGCATCAGAccgaggacgaggacgaggaggacGGAGACGAAGACGCGGTCTTCAGTGAGAGCGAGCTGGAGCTGTATGAGCAGTACAAAGCTGCCGGGTACAGAGACCTGGTCAGTGGGACGGGGGACGCATctgcactacacacacacagaggacaggcAGGGACACggaggacagacaggcagagagacagagagacagagaaa contains:
- the LOC117940384 gene encoding CXXC-type zinc finger protein 1-like, whose amino-acid sequence is MLRVKDEEMSRGGGARGRGLVRKGAGHQTEDEDEEDGDEDAVFSESELELYEQYKAAGYRDLVWHSEEEDAQSDSLRKKAVKVKHVKRRQKKTEKKVKERT